From a region of the Corallococcus coralloides DSM 2259 genome:
- a CDS encoding transketolase family protein produces MSASLAPAVDLAHAPEAWLAAHPELSSRLVFRHAAAHFAQDDARVVFLEADLGGGGDPFEKRHPQRYFNLGICEATMLDMACGLAHGGHTVIAHSFAAFGVMRACEQVRLNLAYARANVKLVCDYGGVAGAFFGPTHHAIEDLAVLRAMPNLTVVSPADGLETVQATRAMLQHDGPVYLRLGRNRVTRLDLPRPPFELGRAALLREGDDVGLLAHGEVGVSVALDAAKLLEAQGVSARVLNVHTLKPLDEESVRETAARTRLLVTVEEHNVLGGLGSAVCETVCSLDLQRRVLRVGLQDRYDSRAGSHEALLRGHGLEGGQVAERILGVLPRTPVFAVESATRRD; encoded by the coding sequence GTGAGCGCGTCGCTTGCCCCCGCGGTGGACCTGGCCCATGCGCCGGAGGCGTGGCTCGCCGCGCACCCGGAGCTGTCCAGCCGGCTGGTGTTCCGGCACGCGGCGGCGCACTTCGCGCAAGATGACGCGCGCGTCGTCTTCCTGGAGGCGGACCTGGGCGGCGGAGGCGATCCGTTCGAGAAGCGCCATCCCCAGCGCTACTTCAACCTGGGCATCTGCGAGGCCACCATGCTGGACATGGCGTGTGGCCTGGCGCACGGCGGACACACCGTCATCGCGCACAGCTTCGCGGCGTTCGGCGTGATGCGCGCGTGCGAGCAGGTGCGGCTGAACCTGGCCTATGCGCGCGCCAACGTGAAGCTGGTGTGCGACTACGGCGGCGTGGCGGGCGCCTTCTTCGGCCCCACGCACCATGCGATTGAAGACCTGGCCGTGCTGCGCGCGATGCCCAACCTCACGGTGGTGTCGCCCGCGGACGGTCTGGAGACGGTGCAGGCCACGCGCGCGATGCTCCAGCACGACGGGCCGGTGTACCTGCGGCTGGGTCGCAACCGCGTCACCCGGTTGGACCTCCCGCGCCCGCCGTTCGAATTGGGCCGCGCCGCGCTCCTGCGCGAGGGAGACGACGTGGGGCTGCTCGCGCACGGCGAGGTGGGCGTGTCCGTGGCGCTGGACGCCGCGAAGCTGCTGGAGGCGCAGGGCGTCTCCGCGCGCGTGCTCAACGTGCACACGCTGAAGCCGCTGGACGAGGAGTCGGTGCGCGAGACGGCGGCGCGCACGCGGCTCCTGGTGACGGTGGAGGAGCACAACGTGCTGGGCGGACTGGGCAGCGCGGTGTGCGAGACGGTGTGCTCGCTGGACCTGCAGCGGCGCGTGCTGCGCGTGGGCTTGCAGGACCGGTACGACTCGCGCGCCGGTTCGCACGAGGCGTTGCTCAGGGGCCATGGGTTGGAGGGCGGGCAGGTGGCCGAGCGCATCCTGGGAGTGCTCCCAAGAACCCCGGTGTTTGCCGTGGAATCCGCAACGAGGAGGGACTGA
- the lysW gene encoding lysine biosynthesis protein LysW, which yields MQVQNPNPMTQSVPSEQCPLCAQPVPGGNRIVGEVLSCDGCSAELEVVGINPLRLEEAPEVEEDWGE from the coding sequence ATGCAGGTCCAGAACCCGAACCCGATGACGCAGTCCGTTCCCTCGGAGCAGTGCCCGCTGTGCGCGCAGCCGGTGCCGGGCGGCAACCGGATCGTGGGCGAGGTGCTCTCCTGTGACGGCTGTTCCGCCGAGCTGGAGGTGGTGGGCATCAACCCGCTGCGGCTCGAGGAAGCACCCGAGGTCGAGGAAGACTGGGGGGAGTAG
- a CDS encoding RimK family alpha-L-glutamate ligase translates to MRKVDLVYTRVRTEEKLLLEALRRRDCAVNLVQDSGMVLSMDRQRVTEADTVLMRSMSFTRARYLATFLEMKGLRVLNSARTISLCGDKALTSAALAAKGVPMPWSFVAFDEDACLEAIEQKGYPVVTKPVLGSWGRMVARLDSRTAAEGVLSTRFGTGGAQDHVALVQEYVDKPGYDLRVYVIGRAVGGLRRRSEHWITNTARGAVPERYEVPVVHAKLAEAAAEAVGGDMVAVDLLETRGGDIYVNEINHCVEFARSIDETNVPLPDLIAEYVASGAGGARR, encoded by the coding sequence ATGCGCAAGGTCGACCTCGTCTATACGCGCGTGCGCACCGAGGAGAAGCTCCTCCTCGAGGCGCTGCGCAGGCGCGACTGCGCCGTCAACCTGGTGCAGGACTCCGGGATGGTGCTGTCCATGGACCGGCAGCGCGTCACCGAGGCCGACACCGTGTTGATGCGCAGCATGTCCTTCACGCGTGCGCGCTACCTGGCCACGTTCCTGGAGATGAAGGGGCTGCGCGTGCTCAACAGCGCGAGGACCATCTCCCTGTGCGGGGACAAGGCGCTCACCAGCGCCGCGCTGGCCGCGAAGGGCGTGCCCATGCCGTGGTCGTTCGTGGCCTTCGACGAGGACGCGTGCCTGGAGGCGATTGAGCAGAAGGGCTACCCGGTGGTGACCAAGCCCGTGCTGGGCAGCTGGGGCCGGATGGTGGCCCGGCTGGACTCGCGCACCGCGGCGGAGGGCGTGCTGTCCACGCGCTTCGGCACCGGCGGCGCGCAGGACCATGTGGCGCTGGTGCAGGAGTACGTGGACAAGCCGGGCTACGACCTGCGCGTCTACGTCATCGGCCGCGCGGTGGGCGGCCTGCGGCGGCGCTCCGAGCACTGGATCACCAACACCGCGCGCGGCGCCGTGCCGGAGCGCTACGAGGTGCCGGTGGTGCACGCGAAGCTGGCGGAGGCCGCGGCGGAGGCGGTGGGCGGGGACATGGTGGCGGTGGACCTCTTGGAGACGCGCGGCGGCGACATCTACGTCAACGAAATCAACCACTGCGTGGAGTTCGCGCGCAGCATCGATGAGACGAACGTCCCGCTGCCGGACCTCATCGCGGAGTACGTCGCTTCCGGAGCCGGAGGAGCCCGGCGATGA
- the argC gene encoding N-acetyl-gamma-glutamyl-phosphate reductase yields the protein MSVRVAVLGAAGYTGGEVLRLLLAHPAVEVVQATSGQFAGKRLDFPHPHLRGVGTLRYTPHDALEPCDVLVSCLPQGELLQRWAKVARLAERVVDLSADFRLDAAGHARWYGKHPRPDDVPAFVYGLPEWMGDALTNARHVAVPGCMAHAGLLALLPLLHAGLARPDVLVVDAKTGSSGGGSTPDRSSHHPERANALRCYKPVGHRHTGELEGVVARVTGQQPTIHFSATAVPGVRGILATVHAFAARPVEEAEVVRAIATRYREKPFVRLLRPSASLSPFPEPGPLLGTNHCDLSVDVDAERGRIVVNAAIDNLVKGAAGTAVHALNLMLGRPETEGLGFRGLHPL from the coding sequence ATGAGCGTGCGCGTGGCGGTGCTGGGAGCCGCGGGCTACACCGGCGGCGAGGTGCTGCGCCTGTTGCTCGCGCACCCGGCCGTGGAGGTGGTGCAGGCCACCTCCGGCCAGTTCGCCGGCAAGCGCCTGGACTTCCCGCATCCGCACCTGCGCGGAGTGGGGACGCTGCGCTACACGCCACACGACGCGCTGGAGCCCTGCGACGTGCTGGTGAGCTGCCTGCCTCAAGGCGAATTGCTCCAGCGCTGGGCGAAGGTGGCCCGGCTGGCGGAGCGGGTGGTGGACCTGAGCGCGGACTTCCGCCTGGACGCCGCGGGGCATGCGCGCTGGTACGGCAAGCACCCGCGCCCGGACGACGTGCCCGCGTTCGTCTACGGCCTGCCGGAGTGGATGGGCGACGCGCTGACGAACGCGCGCCACGTCGCGGTGCCTGGCTGCATGGCGCACGCGGGACTCCTGGCGCTGCTGCCGCTGTTGCACGCGGGGCTCGCGCGTCCGGATGTGCTGGTGGTGGATGCGAAGACGGGCTCGTCCGGAGGCGGCTCTACTCCAGACCGCTCCTCCCATCACCCGGAGCGCGCGAACGCGCTGCGCTGCTACAAGCCGGTGGGCCACCGGCACACGGGCGAGCTGGAGGGCGTGGTGGCGCGAGTCACCGGCCAGCAGCCCACCATCCACTTCAGCGCCACGGCGGTGCCGGGCGTGCGCGGCATCCTGGCGACGGTGCACGCCTTCGCGGCGCGGCCGGTGGAGGAGGCGGAGGTGGTGCGCGCCATCGCCACGCGCTACCGCGAGAAGCCCTTCGTGCGGCTCTTGCGCCCCAGTGCGTCGCTCTCTCCGTTCCCGGAGCCAGGGCCGCTGCTGGGCACGAACCACTGTGACTTGTCGGTGGACGTGGACGCGGAGCGGGGCCGCATCGTGGTGAACGCCGCCATCGACAACCTGGTGAAGGGCGCCGCCGGCACGGCGGTGCATGCGCTGAACCTGATGCTGGGTCGCCCGGAGACGGAAGGGCTGGGCTTCCGGGGCCTGCATCCGCTCTAG
- a CDS encoding family 3 encapsulin nanocompartment shell protein, with the protein MSLSTKSPGEVFAAAVQKQGTKAHVDYDTSIVDAFPGFKRRPRIAVRGMFKTAKAERDPVPFWYETHPQTKPTGPVQDVELRPEAGFEFHQDTQALKPTRAWIQVPRNLLEDSQSLAQFIDFRLLVRLNTAENQALCIGKGGDGVRGLLHTPGIVRLPAKKNAVASLLNACAQVEQMGGSADGIVINSLDFYEHLVGQQSLLSDLAAMGIRLCRTRMVNPGTIIVGDFTAAATLYDSQRSVIRFAEPPPGIFPREGLAAYGEVYTTLAVHLPTHFFVASLT; encoded by the coding sequence ATGAGCTTGAGCACGAAATCCCCTGGCGAGGTGTTCGCGGCCGCGGTCCAGAAGCAGGGCACGAAGGCGCACGTGGACTACGACACGTCCATCGTGGACGCGTTCCCCGGCTTCAAGCGCCGTCCGCGCATCGCGGTGCGCGGCATGTTCAAGACGGCGAAGGCGGAGCGCGACCCGGTCCCCTTCTGGTACGAGACGCACCCCCAGACGAAGCCCACCGGGCCGGTGCAGGACGTGGAGCTGCGCCCGGAAGCCGGCTTCGAGTTCCACCAGGACACGCAGGCGCTCAAGCCCACGCGCGCGTGGATCCAGGTGCCGCGCAACCTGCTGGAGGACTCGCAGTCGCTCGCGCAGTTCATCGACTTCCGGCTGCTGGTGCGGCTGAACACGGCGGAGAACCAGGCGCTGTGCATCGGCAAGGGCGGGGACGGCGTGCGGGGCCTGTTGCACACGCCGGGCATCGTGCGGCTGCCGGCGAAGAAGAACGCGGTGGCCTCGCTGCTCAACGCCTGCGCGCAGGTGGAGCAGATGGGCGGGTCCGCGGATGGCATCGTCATCAACTCGTTGGACTTCTACGAGCACCTGGTGGGCCAGCAGTCGCTCCTGTCGGACCTGGCGGCCATGGGCATCCGGCTGTGCCGCACGCGCATGGTGAACCCGGGCACCATCATCGTGGGGGACTTCACCGCCGCGGCGACGTTGTACGACAGCCAGCGCTCGGTCATCCGGTTCGCGGAGCCGCCGCCGGGCATCTTCCCGCGCGAGGGACTGGCCGCCTACGGCGAGGTCTACACGACGCTCGCGGTGCACCTGCCCACCCACTTCTTCGTGGCGTCGCTGACCTGA
- a CDS encoding sulfotransferase: protein MATASAKGEGAQLTVLYITGWCRSGSTILGNVLNEVPGFFHVGELSFLWKNAYGNGSNTLCGCGQQLLECGIWDTVLTSDVPAGLTPRAHAEEVVRRQQAAVRTRHTLRVLDEAGDSQALHAHADFLARTYRTIARATGSTVLVDSGKFPSEAALLPRVEGIRPLYLHLVRDPRAVTHSWTKTKQYVVPMSAARSTAYWLGFNAASEEVTRRFPAQSLFLRYEDFIAAPDRAVDTVLDLVGVPRAQNPVKGRTVVLGKNHTVTGNPDRFRSGPTLLRGEDDAWKGELASGAKALTVALAWPLMAKYGYFSGARRAPSGGSGPDAAGVETRP, encoded by the coding sequence ATGGCCACCGCGAGCGCGAAGGGCGAGGGCGCGCAGCTCACGGTCCTCTACATCACCGGCTGGTGCCGCAGCGGCAGCACCATCCTGGGCAACGTCCTCAACGAGGTGCCGGGCTTCTTCCACGTGGGGGAGCTGAGCTTCCTCTGGAAGAACGCGTACGGGAACGGCTCCAACACGCTGTGCGGCTGTGGCCAGCAGCTGTTGGAGTGCGGCATCTGGGACACGGTGCTGACCTCCGACGTGCCGGCGGGCCTGACGCCGCGCGCGCACGCGGAAGAGGTGGTGCGCAGGCAGCAGGCCGCCGTGCGCACGCGGCATACGTTGCGGGTGCTGGACGAGGCGGGGGATTCGCAGGCGCTCCATGCGCACGCGGACTTCCTCGCGCGGACGTACCGCACCATCGCGCGAGCCACGGGGAGCACGGTGCTGGTGGACAGCGGGAAGTTCCCGTCCGAGGCGGCGCTGTTGCCGCGCGTGGAGGGCATCCGGCCGCTGTATCTGCACCTGGTGCGCGACCCGCGTGCGGTGACGCATTCGTGGACGAAGACGAAGCAGTACGTCGTCCCCATGTCCGCCGCGCGCAGCACGGCGTACTGGCTGGGCTTCAACGCCGCGTCGGAGGAGGTGACGCGGAGGTTCCCCGCCCAGTCGCTCTTCCTGCGCTACGAGGACTTCATCGCCGCGCCGGACCGCGCCGTGGACACGGTGTTGGACCTGGTGGGCGTGCCGCGCGCGCAGAACCCGGTGAAGGGCCGCACGGTGGTGCTGGGGAAGAACCACACCGTCACCGGCAACCCGGACCGTTTCCGCAGCGGCCCCACGCTCCTGCGCGGCGAGGACGACGCATGGAAGGGGGAGCTGGCCTCCGGCGCGAAGGCGCTCACCGTGGCGCTCGCCTGGCCGTTGATGGCGAAGTACGGGTACTTCAGCGGAGCCCGGCGCGCTCCCAGCGGAGGCTCCGGGCCGGATGCGGCGGGCGTGGAAACCCGGCCCTGA